tacataaaatacttataatacaaaaaatattaaatgaacttagttgaatttttattataatacaactgctgtattaaaaaataataataaaaagaaaagaccTTGGTTGCAAACATTTGTTAATGAAGAAACTTTATAACGATTCAATGAAAAATGAAGACTTGAGAAATAGTTTTGTCGCGATACCTTAAGTTTCTGTAGATGCTCCAAGGTCAAGTCTTTGACTGGCAATTCTAGCATTTCTGTGAAGTCaacttctttttttcttttcattgaaATACACACATGAAAATCATGATAAATTACTGGTATCATGTCTTTACTGAGTTGCACATCGAATTCCAGCATATCTGCCCCGCTGGCAGCTGCCTTTTTAAGGGAAGCTATTGTGTTTTCACGAATTGCATTTCccctgaaatatttaaacattttggaGAACAAAACAAGTAGGTCCTAAGACCAAACAAGAGACTATTTTAACAACTGCTGGCCAACCTATCTTTACATTCAGTACACTTGATAAATTCATTTtagacttttatttattattataatataatagaaccACTATATTCTTGATAAAAGTCAAGTAAATTTCCTGCCAGTCATAATCAAAATTACATGTTACAGCAACACCTAACTATTTCCATGAACTTGATCTTTCGAAAATCTCATATTAGGCTCTCTTGCAAAagcattacaatttatttaatagagtATAGTATGAAAATTAAGGCTGTGAAACTTAATAGAACTAAACCAACAATTAATCTCAATTTTCTGGCTTATGATAGCCTTaccaattatttgtttaaataagtatgtattagaaataatataaaaataaaatgtgctaCAGTCTTTCaagaaatttgttttatagttaAGAAAGACTATCTATCACTTATGACAACCTTTCATAATGTTAAAGCTTTATAATCAGGAGATTTTAAAAAATCCCAAAGGGAATCCAAACAAACGAAACCTGCCCTtcataacgttatttttttttaaagaaaggttaattcatttattttaaggatatataaattgatttactTACTCCTTTGTTTTAAAACTTGCACCTAATCCTCTGTGGCCAACTTCTAGACCAGTCCAAGATGGATCCCAGTGCTTGGCATAAGTTGTTTCCATATTACAAAGACTATCCTCCATAGGAGATACAATCAGATATTCAAATTGTATTGTACCTAGGGGTCGATGCTTAACATTACAGGTAACTGGTAGTTCCAATGAGCCTTCTGAAGGCTTGAACATGTTAGGCAAAACATATGTATACCCTATATGACACGGAGGTTCTTCAACAGAAGCACGAGTGCTATAGGAATAGAAATCTATGAGGTAAGCAAGACTTTTAGGGTTTGGTGCTAAGACATTGACTATCATGATATCATTTGGTTTGTATTCTCGACCAAATTGTTCTTGAGGCTGAAGATTACAAATAGCTGGGTCATTATCAAGGGTTGCTACTTCAACAAATACACCTACAGGAATTTCTATATCATTTGTATCTGTACTAAGAGATGAATCCTCTATTTGAGGCTCAGCACCAAATGATAATTTGACAGGAGttacctttatatttattaatctacCAACAAAACGACTTTTTAGTTTTAAAggattgttattaaatttgaacTGGACTAGGCTTTGGGACGTTAGCCATCCCCtgcatatattttgttttccacCATATTCACCAAAGGTGTCAGTAACTGGATGAAGCATATTTTCTTTGATTACTCTAGGTTGAATGTTAGCTTCCCATCGGCGGACTATTATATCTTTGGTATCTTCATTTATGATACATATGGCATAGCGATAGAATACATCACAAGTATTAGGAATAATAATGGTTTTAGTCCATATATCTGTGTCTTCGACATGGTCAAGCAGAACCACTTTTTTATAATCCCATTCTCCAAGTTCAGCAATATTTCCTGCCATAACCACCTTCTCCTTTAATCCGATGTCGGATACAGACACAGTAAATGTCCATTCTTGAGATAATATTTCGGAGTTTTCAGACTTGAGTTTTTCGGACATTTTtcgtatcaatttaatttttttcttcttacgGTCTTCTAAAAAAAACCAACGTTGCATGATAAACTTTTTGAATGGTattgaaaaaaagaaataaaattgtaacaatatgaaaatgacattatattagggtaaataaataaatattaacagacATTGTTATGTGCTGTAAGCTCCCAAGCCCAGCTAACACTGATTAAATTGTCACTTCGTGTTGGAATTTAAACTAAGAACACACTCTAATCACTCAAGTACCAGCATTTTGTCTAAATCATTATCAAtacgtatttattatacaatctCTTTTGtctttgtttcataaaaaatatacgataCTCTTATCACTTGAGACCTGTCAAATGTCATCAATGATCAGTGttgccaaaaaataaaatatataaaactaaatagtaCACTATGCCAATTCCATTTTttcctatatatgtatatagaaaataataatgaagaaaaaataataaaggaaatatatatatatatatatagttattaagtAACAAGAATAGAATGTTTTTACTATGTAAgttgttatgttatgtttttattataacaaagcaATACTGCCGCTTCCTTGGGTCAAGTCTGTTACGCAGTGGTTCGTAAATTGAACCTACACTACTGAAATAGTCCACTTAAAACACTGCCTGATGGTGTCGTTAAAAATCTGCAAGCTATATTTgtgataatagttttaattattttcggtGAAAGCTCCACCATTTTAgaaaatatgacgacctccgtagtcgagtggtgtgtacaccggttttcagaggtacgccactctgaggtcccgggttcgatacccggccaagtcgatgtagattaccattagttttctatgttgtcttgggtctggttgtttgtggtaccgtcgttacttttgatttccataacacaagtgcttcagctatttacattgggatcagagtaatgtatgtgatgttttctcatatttatatttataaattttcattatgaaTGACTGTTTTTCATTACGGCATCAAATGATGTTGCTTGATGATTAGAAATGTCGCTTAACACATAAGCTAGCTGTATGCGATAcgtcatatttaatttacagtAGTCATGTGTGAATAGTGTGTCATTACACACTATTCGAACCAGtagcggcgcaagatcgaattttaatgtgggcaagatacagtttgcgaggccctcGTTTTCTCAGTACTGTGAGCCCAATGTTattttgtactttttcaaattcaaatttcggcCGCGAGGCCCTTCGCACAGCGAGGCCGTGACTGTTTGTTAccagtggcggcgcaagatcgaatcttaatttGGACAACAGTTGGCGAagcccttgttttttttaaatttcgggcgcgaggcccttCGCATCCCGAGGCCGGGCCTTTTTGTTAccagtggcggcgcaagatcgaatcttaatttGGACAACAGTTGGCGAagcccttgttttttttaaatttcgggcgcgaggcccttCGCATCCCGAGGCCGTGCCTTTTTGTTAccagtggcggcgcaagatcgaatcttaatttGGACAACAGTTTGCGAAGCCCttgtttcaatgaaatattcGCAACATCGTATATTAATGCATACTGTATAGTTCAGTCAACattatagaccgggagatgatgtCACAAATTATTAGGTCATTTGTAACAGTATgacggttcttcaggggtcttaTTGCgtaagtatggcattacgctaacgcctacttctttttttcgactatctgaaaatacaagcatttttctGAAACAAATttttcgacactcgttatttattcgacgcgttcgattaacacccacgcgattgggccaccggtgcgagcgctatgaccataattttcttttatgcctttacgtaattaaacccctgaagaaccgccatactagTACAAATGACCTAATATTTTGTGTCATCATCTCCCAGTCTATTAGTAGTTTAATAAGGCTTTGAAATAAGAACGAAGCTGTTACACATTTTTGAAGAGCTAATTAAacggtaatatttttaaaataatctgcaagGCAAGTTTAGTAGCGATTTTCTTGTTTTTAAGcatttttggaaataaaatcttttttttaaataatatcgttttcggTCTCGAACTTTTAAATATAGCCTCCCCTACAGCTTCCTAAAGGGAATACATCAAAATACCGATAAccttgtataataaaaatagagaaaGCAAATTAGCTTCGTAAAAAAGTATCTATTAATTAAGATTGAGAATTCTTGGTAATAAAAACATTCTGGCAcacgttaataaaaaataaaataaagatacacCGAAGCCACGGAATGCCTACGGAGACatcactttattaataaaaaaagcgaCAGAAACCATAGTAGCATGGTCTCCAGTGACAACTTTAGAAGTCTCAACCCTCAGACATAATTAACTGGTTTGCCAATAAGAAAAAAACGCTTAAGTGTGTTTTACAATTTAATCATGCTTATTAAAtgtgcttaaataaaaaataaaaaaaacatttattttaaagtcggACATAAAGATAAGATgtaaaacatttctttaataaaaatgagtCAAACCAGATATTCAAATTATACTGAGTACTGGCCAGTGGCTAATAGATACGCCACTATTAAAGAATCTACTAACTCTAATTAGTATTAAACTCGCCACGGACAAATACCTTCAATATGAAGGCAACATTTGTTTGCAgcttattcattcattcaaatataCACGTAGCTTTGAACAAGCAAGTCTGTTGATAACATCGACTCATCACATAGCCTACCAGCCAGAATGACTACAGGAACAAGGTGTAATTGTTGCCATTTAGTTTTTTACATGTATTGGTTTACTGTATTAATTACCATAGAGGTAATCCGGCATAGAGTCAACATATcggagttattaaaattttcccATAGAAAATTACTTATACTTTTTACTGATTTGAATTATTACACCTACTATAAATCCTACCTATCACAAAGAGCATAACATTTATATCTCAATGTTAGTGGGTAATTGACTAAGTGTGACCACTTACGAGGAGTTAGCTTAAGTTTCCTTCTTCCTAGTTATaatgtacttattaaaaatacattttaagattTCGGCGGCCAGATATATAACTAGTGGAATAATGTCACGCCGTTATATTGTAACTACTTAATGTAGGTATCAATCTTTAGTGCTCGCCTTCGATGATCCCACCAAATTTAgctcaatatatatttagagaTATACAAATTTGGATTATTATAGCCCACAATCTaccaattattttgtttgaatccttatctattcattaaaaatgtgCCTCGTTTCCATGTGATACTTTTAGCGCCACAGTCCAATCGTGTTCGTTCCACTTAACTTTTTAATACGGCtgcaaattaatgtaataatatcaaataagcgtttttgaatcgataTGTATGTggtaaaataatgaataaatgctactataactttttactgacttgaatgattaattattattattaattacattcacTGGttccaacaaaaaatatagaaattaaatgTCAGGCAGGTTAATTAAAGACAAATGAATTTAGTATATATCAAgaatcaacaaaataaaaaaaacggacCCAACGCTTTtttcaactgacttcaaaaaggaggaggttatcaattcgtcttaattttttaataacaaatttacaGCTTGACAGGTGGATGAGCATTTGGAACATGGTCGCTTCCATATTTTCTTCTTCGaatggattttttaatttattaataacattagaaataaaaaaaaaaagtatatttattatttataaaactttttttattttgtaaatgtcatCGATACCAACATAAAATTTAGTGACTGAaacttgtttttgttaaatgctACGCTATGCTAGCATTAACCTTGAGTATTCATGCGTAacgcattaaaaataatataggtgTTTCTACTTtctatatttatgtatctaCTTAGTGGAGCGCGTATATAAGATtcgcaaaacaaaaaaaaatacgatttttatTCACATCAAGTGTATGTCTTGTAATGCTTTTGAAACCAATAACTGCCAAAAGTTGCTTGTCgatatagttaattaataacctacaatattaaaaacatactttacTAACcttgtattcatttataatttatttttatatttaatttaaatacatgtaaACCGGCATCTATTTCTGCGATTAGTCaacatactatattaatttataattaaataattataaattaatatagtatgacAAAAAAGCTctgaaaatattacattttaatacaataaacaaaaagatTCTATTGCATTTTAAAACGAGTTGAGAAAACACCAAttaagacaataaaaaaaatatacatttataaaaagtactttgtttatttgcactaattttgtataaagccTAGTaacaaatttacattatttacaaaatattaactatttacatTAGACAGTCTTATTGTACCAGGCAAATAATATTCTCTTATCACCtagtaaatattctatttatcatattaatatttacatacgaagACTTAGCTTTTAGAAAGGACAATTGACACCTGGATGTAAAAAGGAACAATTTTCACCTTGTCGGCATGAACCTTTTCTCTGGAAGTATATACAAATAGTTTTACGAGCTCCACCTCGGCCTCCACGACCTCTTTGGGGTCCATCCCAACCACCAGATGCTTTGCCTCGCCAATGGCCACCAATACCACGACCTCGCATAGCTCCTCTGAAATTACCTGGTCCGGGAAATCCATCCGGACCAGGCGGGCCAGACATATTATAGTCAACAGGAAACATATTCGGTTGCATGTTAAATCCATCAGGCGGAACAGGAAACATAGGATTAGGTCCGCCAAATATTTCTGGACCCATCATCATATTATCGGGTGGAACCATCATTCCTGGTGGCATATTTGGTGGTGGCATTGCTCCTGGGGCCATACCTGATGGAGCCATTGGTCCGGGAATCCCGTTAGGCATGATTGGCGGTACAACGCCATTCTGCCAATCACCAGGCATAATAGGTGGCCCTTGAAAGTTTGGAACTCCAGGAAATTGTGCTGGTGGGAAATTATTCGGAAACTGAGATATATTTGGTGGGAACATAGTTGGCACATTCATACTACTATTACTTGATGGAGGTGCGTTACCCTTGGGTTCTGGCCATGGCATATTTCTAAAATCACTAATGTTATCTTGGTTTCCTGTTACATCCTCTAAAGGTATAATTGTCGGTTCATTGTAAGTATGGGCCTCGATGTCCGGTTCATGAGGTGAGTCAGGAATCATAGCTTTATGGAAATATAAAGGTTGTAATGTACCCTTTTGACGAATAGCTTGTATGTCTTTTTCTTTGCTATTTTTACCATATTCTATATGAATTTGCCCTTCAATATCAATAGGTATTAAAGGTCTCCAACTCGTTCTCTCTTCCATTATATCATCGTTACTGAGATTTCTTGCTTTTTGGAAAGCTTCTCTTTCATGTATTCTTTCTAAATATTTCATGTCTGTGAATGTTTTTGTCACATTGACTCTTTCAGTTTCATCAAGTTCAAAGTATTGAATTTCTTCTAACTCTGGATCTGGTTTCCACCTTATACTTTTCTTAGGACCTTTTCTTTTATGATAACAAAGTACTCCCTTTAAACCATTGATCGTTAATGTATGAGGTTCTGATGTATCCATACTTTCAGTCTCATCTTTTTCTCGAGAAACAGCTTGTTCAGCATTTTCCTTAGGTTCTGCCTCTTTTTCTGTGACTTTATCTTTGATTTCTTCTTCATCTAGTGTATCTTGATAAAACCGTGGAGGTACAGATTTATTTTCACTGTTTGGACTTGATAGATTAGTCGGGGTTTGCGGTGGTGAGCCATCACTCTGTGCATTACCATCTTTTGATCCGCTAGTACGTCGTTTTCTTTTTTTCGGTTCCTTTTTATTAGTTGCTGAAGCATTCAATGCATCCATAAACATGTCACTCTCCTGCAGCACCATTGCTGTAAAAAAAGAATTcccatttatatattttacttaattttagcAATAATGTAAGCCTAAAATGCATAACAACGGGTAAAACTTccaatactatattaattataaaattaatatttagtgaGTAACGTCATATcttgaaattatttgttaataatatgttttcgtggaatattttcacttttttgtattgaattagAAAGCCTTTAATAATTCGCAGCGGCAGTGATTGattcacttaaatattttacaacttaGGTGATCAAGCATTAACAATTGTAGGGATGTCCCCCCTAACTACTTTTATAATCGCTTTTTGAAAATTCTGATTATGTAACATTTGAATTATAGTACGCTGAACAAAGATTGCATAAATTAACCAGCATAGCATGTCGCTAGCTAAGTCGACATAAAAACAATCGGTTCCCTGAGAACAGTCAACAAAAAATTAGGGAAACGCAATCCATAAAcccttactaaaaaaaataaagatttaatcaaCAAAGACGCTATGCAATCAAGATTTACGTCTCGAAAACAAGTGAAGAGTAGTTATCAAATTAATACATAGTACAAGGTACCTAGGTATAAAAGAACATGAAAAACTCGtttatttcgaaaatatatgtattaacatGAAATTAATACATGCAATTtcagaaaatataaatgttctactaaaaaagtactttattcgtaatttttatgcaactatttcaaaaaatatttaaagattactgttatatgtatatatgatataatgcaaaagtaactacAGAAAGAACACAACAAACATAACTGATTCAAAAATGTACATTTCGGTTGACTATACAGACTGATTGCGTCGATACGAAACACATTACTCAAAAGCTGAaactagttatatttaaattagtttttgtaGCTCTACCCATAAAtagattttgaaaatataacaacCAGAAGGCAGGAATTTCATGAAACGTTATagtaaaaacctttattaataaaaattcctCGCAAGTATTCGTAAAGTATACTGGGTTTCAAAGAATACGTAATAcacattattgtaaaatattttcaacgaaattttaatatgttgtaGTTTTATCATCGCCAAATAAAATACGCAGATGTACCTATGTACAACATACAGCTAACGTAGTTTATCGATTTATACATATGGGCAATGCTGTATCTTATGAAGTTCTCTTTCTTATGTTCATAGacagaaaagttaaaaatatttcgcaTTCTTATGAAGCTAATTTGAAATGAATCTGCACTAGACATTACTAATTACATTCAACAGGTCGGCGAGTGTTTGGATAAAGTTGAAAATCGAGAATAAAGCAAtttcatcattaaaaataaatatattactaatatcattattatgtacccataatttaataaatttctcgtttattattatattattaagacacAAATACTTTCTTACATACATGAAACTATATCAAAGTTCCTTATTCTCGCCTTTCAACTTAAACAAGTACTCTGCAATCTTcgatatttcataaattactaATACTGGTCGCAATcgctaattaaataatatttttaataaagcatatcataaaaatacaacatttcgaaaaatatttaacgtttgtttcttatttattatatgacttgtaatgttaatttatgtCAAGGTTTTATAACACTTAGCAAAGTTTTGAATCTTACTAATATTTGAGTTTGGTTGGATAGATGTATGTTAGTTCCTCCATTACGCCAGAACGGCTGAACGGATCGGTGTGAAATTCGGCAGAGATAATTAGTCTGGAACAGTATATATTAGACCGAAAAAAATATACCGAAGACCTACAAGATCCTCTCCCCAACCCTCTAATGCGGGCGAAGCCGCATAATTATGGAAGCTAATGCTATTTTTTTGTGAACCAAGATTTACAGCGCTATTAACAAAATCgcataataaatctatttatgaaaacattttcacCTTTGTTTTGATCTAGTTTGTTAAATGGACTTATTAGGCTATTAAATTGACTTTCATGTAGTTTTCACGGCGATTAAATTACTGTATAGTAAACTTATTTAACTCGGACCGTAAGTTTTGTTGCTTATCATTCTCtgtacaaaaaacatttataatgagACTACTTTTAGTCAAGCTGATCATATTTAATTtgctttttaatgaatatgtaaACGTACGTAAATTTTCTGTATGCCAATACTTTTGAAATATACGAAATGCTTACAATTGTTGAATCAATTGTACACATATTACTTAAGATATTTTCTTACTAAATATTCAACCGTAGTTATTTGGATAAGTCTTGCTGCTTTATAAAAGCCGAATCATGGTAATGCCATCATTGAACATTAGTGGATTCGATTGATATTGAGCATCTACTGTCAGTTGGGTTAAGAATAAACTAattgttttactaatatttgGCAAGTTTTCAAGTTGTAATTCTTGCTTTCAATTTAGATCAATAGAAAATATAGTCTaatgtatctatataaatagtagcatacataggtactttataatgtaattataaaaacagtggttagttatttatttaaactacagaacaaataataatacactaTCGTATGTTTAAATTTCATACTTAATATTCGTTTTTTGACTGCGATCGTACCTGGGTTTCGACATTCTTGCACTAGTCATGATCACGACTTAACCCATCAAAATAGGGTATCATCGTGATCAAAACCAGAGTATAGAAAATGCATAATAATCGAGATTTTATAAATACCTGACATTTCAATCTCGCTCTATTATAACGcgtactaattttataatgatgCTGATGAAAACATATCGTACGtgtcattttacaaaatcacCTCTAGGACAAAATATATTGCGCGataaattgtacaaaaaataattaaaaaaagaaaccgtGAACAAAACTGAtgttattagaaaataattagcCATATCTAAGTAGTATTACAAAGCATGATCATTGGTTGCATCAAAACTTGTGAAATCAGTTatcaacttgaaaaaaaaaactaaatcgaACTGTCTTCCATTTTTTGAGCATTTTAAGTGCAGTGTAGCGTAAATGTATCAATAGCACGGCCAATAaatggtaaataataataattgagtatttttattaaatcattttcggtcgtgttttaaaaaatatgattagtaGTAATTTGAGGGcctatcatatttttaaaacatccatgTAATTCCAGTTAAGTCACTATTAACTGTATAATATGTGTAACAAATATTGAACTAATTCTGGTAGGTTAATtttgcttaatatttattaaccttTTAAAGTTACCAGATAAATTAGTAACAATTAGTTTTAAtcgagtttttttatttttcaagtgtGTCGTTACTTCGATTTTCCGTAATATGGATTGACGAAAGTTCATGTCAGGTGCAGATCGTAAACAGGCGATGTTCCCAATGGGCCGCGGTGAGTTCTGGGGTCGCTCCATCGAACCGCTGGTACATCCACCTCATTATGATGTCTTTGAACAGATTCAGGTCAATATTCaacgaaagattttttttatcaaatttaacctttatttgaaataaatactttacaGTTAAGTcctgaacaaaaaatataaaacccgTCAAGTTATGCATTTTAGACTTACCACACTCGATatagcaattattatatattggtaAACATGCTGAGGTAAATAACAGCATTTGCTTGCAATCACCATTTcctgtaaaaacaaaatatattaatactaattttgaaaacatataattaaaacaatacttaCGTTTAGGCTTAGGaggtattaattttatagatccAGGTTTTTCAATATCAACTAGGGTTTTAGCCTTCTTCTCTGGAGGAGTCTCATTGTGAACAGGTGATGGTCGTTTTGGTATTGAAACAGTTGGTGGAAGAACTGGCGGAGGTTTTTTATTGCTTAAAAGAGTTGCTCTTGATGGTGGCGGTTTTATTTCTTCTTCTAGCCCATGTTTCctaaatttggaattaaaagttttaactgTTTTTGGCTTTGGTTCATCAGGCTTTCTCACTTCTATGGATATTGAAGGTTTCTCTTTCTTTAAATCACTTAGTTTTGGTATTTTACCAAGTTTATGAATAGAGGGTGTTTGTGTTTTGTCATCTGATTTATCTGTTGAAGATTTGCTATCTTTATCTTTTTCTCTACTTTTGTCTTTATCTGAGCTATGTTTTTGATCGTTTTTGGTGTCTCTTGACTTACTACTACTTGATGAGCTAGATTTCCTGCTACTGCTAGAACTGCTACTACTCCTAGATTTCGAACTATGAGAAGAATGACGATCTTTCGATTTATCTTTACTGCTATGCTTACTATCTTTatgactactactactactactacttcttGATTTATCACTTGAAGACTTGCTTGAATGTTTGGATGAACTTGATGATTTTGAAGAAGTGCTATTACTACTATTGCTGCTCTTGTCATATGACTTATccctatttttacttttatgtttttccCTAATTTTTTCCTTTTCACTCTCTTCTGACTCCTTATTTTCTTCTTCCACATgtgataaaatttgtttaccatttttaaatgttattttcaatACTGGTAAAGTATCACTTTCATTGCTGGTGTCCTCTTTTTCCAGAGTTTCATTGTGATTTGTTTCACTACTATTTCCTTCATTTTCTATCTTTACATCTTGGCTGtcattttcaataaaagtagaattttctaaattatttgaacTTTTTTCAACCTCATTATCAAATACTACATCATTTTTCAAACTTTCCAATTTTACTTCAGATTGAAAATCAGATACTATTTGTGATATATCTGTTATAACTATTGGTGTTACATGCTCTCCTTTAACAGCTTTTAGCCATTGTTCCACCAGTTTTGAGGCTAAAGCTCGAatagctaaaattaaaaataaaatttaatgttaaaaaaaatactcctaaatttattgattttagtgcagtgtaattttaaaagcaaacacaTTATATCAATAGGTTATTTTCTATAGTCagatagttttaaaaatataggtgAATTTGAAGTTCCTTGGTTTTGATTAAAGCatgaaactataataataagacAATACTAGCAAAAACTACTTACCACAATGATTTCCATCTTTAGACAATTCTTTTACAAGTTTAGGGCAATTATTTGTCTTAAGCCTTTCTACATCAACTggacataataacaataattctaaTAATTCTCTTACAAGTGGCCAATTCTTAGAAACTATATTTTCTGTAAGCCACATGTGTACCAGCCTCCAGCCACCTGATCCCATAAATAAGCCTAATAAATCTGTTTC
The nucleotide sequence above comes from Vanessa cardui chromosome 7, ilVanCard2.1, whole genome shotgun sequence. Encoded proteins:
- the LOC124531381 gene encoding glycerophosphocholine phosphodiesterase GPCPD1 isoform X1, coding for MQRWFFLEDRKKKKIKLIRKMSEKLKSENSEILSQEWTFTVSVSDIGLKEKVVMAGNIAELGEWDYKKVVLLDHVEDTDIWTKTIIIPNTCDVFYRYAICIINEDTKDIIVRRWEANIQPRVIKENMLHPVTDTFGEYGGKQNICRGWLTSQSLVQFKFNNNPLKLKSRFVGRLINIKVTPVKLSFGAEPQIEDSSLSTDTNDIEIPVGVFVEVATLDNDPAICNLQPQEQFGREYKPNDIMIVNVLAPNPKSLAYLIDFYSYSTRASVEEPPCHIGYTYVLPNMFKPSEGSLELPVTCNVKHRPLGTIQFEYLIVSPMEDSLCNMETTYAKHWDPSWTGLEVGHRGLGASFKTKEGNAIRENTIASLKKAAASGADMLEFDVQLSKDMIPVIYHDFHVCISMKRKKEVDFTEMLELPVKDLTLEHLQKLKVYHLVEGRNHETLFFDDDLEEHQPFPTLEDALKKIDEHVGFNIELKWTMELSDGTFELNNPFDMNTYVDKVLEVVLKNAGERRIVLSCFNPDICTMVRNKQNKYPVMFLTVGVSEKYQPYRDPRCLTIPAAVQNAISSDILGIVVHTEDLLRDPTQVKLATDVGLVIFCWGDDNNDKNTIKKLKEMGLHAVIYDKLDKYTTKEVKESIFLVEARESQRELIGLAALEASPRDSSASASAGSAGSAGDSGARRFLDLSQRRDLHARSTVTSLESLASSIDIRDDPADKNLKRNRDLIRTIDKESQVKEQRNSFKGIFATCDADKSKGSPKKSRKDV
- the LOC124531381 gene encoding glycerophosphocholine phosphodiesterase GPCPD1 isoform X2, which produces MSEKLKSENSEILSQEWTFTVSVSDIGLKEKVVMAGNIAELGEWDYKKVVLLDHVEDTDIWTKTIIIPNTCDVFYRYAICIINEDTKDIIVRRWEANIQPRVIKENMLHPVTDTFGEYGGKQNICRGWLTSQSLVQFKFNNNPLKLKSRFVGRLINIKVTPVKLSFGAEPQIEDSSLSTDTNDIEIPVGVFVEVATLDNDPAICNLQPQEQFGREYKPNDIMIVNVLAPNPKSLAYLIDFYSYSTRASVEEPPCHIGYTYVLPNMFKPSEGSLELPVTCNVKHRPLGTIQFEYLIVSPMEDSLCNMETTYAKHWDPSWTGLEVGHRGLGASFKTKEGNAIRENTIASLKKAAASGADMLEFDVQLSKDMIPVIYHDFHVCISMKRKKEVDFTEMLELPVKDLTLEHLQKLKVYHLVEGRNHETLFFDDDLEEHQPFPTLEDALKKIDEHVGFNIELKWTMELSDGTFELNNPFDMNTYVDKVLEVVLKNAGERRIVLSCFNPDICTMVRNKQNKYPVMFLTVGVSEKYQPYRDPRCLTIPAAVQNAISSDILGIVVHTEDLLRDPTQVKLATDVGLVIFCWGDDNNDKNTIKKLKEMGLHAVIYDKLDKYTTKEVKESIFLVEARESQRELIGLAALEASPRDSSASASAGSAGSAGDSGARRFLDLSQRRDLHARSTVTSLESLASSIDIRDDPADKNLKRNRDLIRTIDKESQVKEQRNSFKGIFATCDADKSKGSPKKSRKDV
- the LOC124531381 gene encoding glycerophosphocholine phosphodiesterase GPCPD1 isoform X3, yielding MSEKLKSENSEILSQEWTFTVSVSDIGLKEKVVMAGNIAELGEWDYKKVVLLDHVEDTDIWTKTIIIPNTCDVFYRYAICIINEDTKDIIVRRWEANIQPRVIKENMLHPVTDTFGEYGGKQNICRGWLTSQSLVQFKFNNNPLKLKSRFVGRLINIKVTPVKLSFGAEPQIEDSSLSTDTNDIEIPVGVFVEVATLDNDPAICNLQPQEQFGREYKPNDIMIVNVLAPNPKSLAYLIDFYSYSTRASVEEPPCHIGYTYVLPNMFKPSEGSLELPVTCNVKHRPLGTIQFEYLIVSPMEDSLCNMETTYAKHWDPSWTGLEVGHRGLGASFKTKEGNAIRENTIASLKKAAASGADMLEFDVQLSKDMIPVIYHDFHVCISMKRKKEVDFTEMLELPVKDLTLEHLQKLKVYHLVEGRNHETLFFDDDLEEHQPFPTLEDALKKIDEHVGFNIELKWTMELSDGTFELNNPFDMNTYVDKVLEVVLKNAGERRIVLSCFNPDICTMVRNKQNKYPVMFLTVGVSEKYQPYRDPRCLTIPAAVQNAISSDILGIVVHTEDLLRDPTQVKLATDVGLVIFCWGDDNNDKNTIKKLKEMGLHAVIYDKLDKYTTKEVKGPSSPSYATGYGPRPLNAKRVRTGEHIPGGGARVAARAHRAGGAGGVPARQLGVGERGQRGQRGRLGRAPLPRPVAAPRPPRALHRHLARVARLLHRHPRRPRRQEPQAQPRPHPDHRQGVPGQGAAELL